The proteins below are encoded in one region of Rhodothermus profundi:
- a CDS encoding acetoin utilization protein AcuC, with amino-acid sequence MISIVYHPDYLKYCFGPEHPFSPLRLEMLWTLLEALGDRPTPCQPAAASRNEVLQVHTEAYVARVEAASQGEAVLDARAFGLDTPDVPIFLDMDYATRLQVGGTLCGARLIAEGQARMVLQLGGGFHHAHPNRAAGFCIYNDLSIAIRALTRAGLRIAYIDLDVHHADGVQAIHYHEDTVLTISLHETGQYLFPGTGAINEIGEGRGQGFSLNLPLQPFTEDESYLEVFERVVPHALTMFQPDVLVVQCGADAHFQDPLADLLLTTHAYEQLFRRLKALADEHTGGRALFTLGGGYDFDATVRVWTLLYLILQDRPLLERLPSSWRLDWEQRLEHPLTPTLHDHKRPLSVTPTRRAQIALQNLRTAQRLIETVTRYWYGIA; translated from the coding sequence GTGATCTCCATCGTTTACCATCCGGACTATCTGAAGTACTGCTTTGGTCCGGAGCATCCGTTCAGTCCCCTGCGGCTGGAGATGCTCTGGACGTTGCTTGAGGCGCTGGGCGACCGACCTACGCCCTGCCAGCCCGCCGCAGCTTCCCGCAACGAGGTGCTTCAGGTGCATACCGAAGCCTACGTTGCCCGCGTGGAAGCCGCCAGCCAGGGCGAAGCGGTGCTCGACGCCCGGGCCTTTGGCCTGGACACTCCTGACGTTCCCATCTTTCTTGATATGGACTATGCCACTCGGCTACAGGTGGGCGGAACGCTCTGTGGGGCCCGCCTGATTGCCGAGGGCCAGGCCCGGATGGTCCTGCAACTCGGCGGCGGTTTTCATCACGCGCACCCGAACCGCGCCGCAGGCTTTTGCATCTATAACGACCTTTCCATTGCCATTCGGGCACTGACCCGGGCCGGACTGCGCATAGCGTACATTGACCTCGACGTCCATCACGCCGACGGCGTGCAGGCCATTCACTACCATGAAGACACTGTCCTGACCATCAGCCTACACGAGACGGGCCAGTACCTGTTTCCCGGAACCGGTGCGATCAATGAGATCGGCGAAGGCCGCGGACAGGGCTTTTCGCTCAACCTACCCCTGCAACCCTTTACCGAAGACGAAAGCTATCTGGAGGTGTTTGAGCGCGTCGTGCCCCATGCGCTAACGATGTTCCAGCCCGATGTGCTGGTCGTGCAGTGCGGCGCCGATGCCCATTTCCAGGATCCCCTGGCGGACCTCCTGCTCACCACCCACGCCTACGAACAGCTCTTCCGCCGACTCAAAGCACTGGCCGACGAACACACCGGCGGCCGCGCGCTGTTTACGCTGGGCGGAGGCTACGACTTCGATGCGACCGTGCGCGTCTGGACGCTGCTGTATTTGATTCTGCAAGATCGTCCGCTCCTTGAGCGGCTTCCCTCGTCCTGGCGCCTCGACTGGGAACAGCGCCTGGAACACCCACTGACTCCTACCCTCCACGACCACAAGCGCCCGCTCTCTGTAACCCCCACGCGCCGGGCGCAAATTGCCCTG